Within Dermacentor albipictus isolate Rhodes 1998 colony chromosome 3, USDA_Dalb.pri_finalv2, whole genome shotgun sequence, the genomic segment TTCTGATGATAGCGCTTTCAGGTTCATTCGCTTTCTGTCCGCTTTCCTCTTTTTTCGTTCGAAAGCAAATAAACTAACTTAAATGTAGCAGAATCGGATGGCCAAACGAACGTGCACTATATGTAACGAAACGTCCGTTTCCACTGATTTATATTGCAGGTCTTATAAAGAGATTGCTCACATTGTAGCACACCCACACTTCCTGTCTTGTCGAGATTCGTAAGTGACAATGGCTGGCGAGCCGAAATTATTATATCTGAATAACGCAATAGATTTATGTTCGTGATGGGACACATTTAAAGAAACTACCCGATTGTCAAACAAACATGTGTCTTCCAGTTTTATTCCAGCGAGCATCACAACTTGGCACAACTCGAATGGACATGAAGTGGATAGCCTCCGTACCTTTTCATACTTGCGAGCTACGCTGTGCTCTTACAAGAGCCTGATACCTTTTCATACTTGCGAGCTACGCTGTGCTCTTACAAGAGCCTGATGTGAAACCGCCCGTTAAATATACTTGGTCTTTGCAACAGTTTCCCATGACCGTTTGCAAAACGATTATATGTAATGaacctttttctcttttttttccaaaCAGCGCAATACGCAGTCCATTCAAGTCTACAACATTCATTTGGAAGCCCTTGTTGTGAAACACTCTTTCCCTGACTCAATCTCAGACATCTTGGCGTTGTGATATAAGCAACCTGAGATATCACTTGTGCAGTCCTATCTAAAATGTCAACCTGTTAGCTTTATAAATACACCTAGTGCAGCTGAACAGTTCACTTTGTCTGGCTTCTTAATTTCATAACAAAGCAGGTTGCATTGCCATAAGAGGTCTGTATTTCGCAGTGTGGCTCAACAAGCCAATCCTATGAGATTCAGGCTCGTGTACATCGTAGGGCCTTGGGCAGGATGTTCGCTGTGTCACAACACAACACTAATGGTAGTGGTAAATAGGATTTCTTTTATTCACATACTTTAAAAGCCTTTCCTGGCCTTACATAGGGGAGGTCTAGAGTAAACATAGGGGTTACAGTGGAACAGGTGAGCAGTCATTAACAGCAACATCAATGAAACGGACAATAAATGACACTCGCGTATACAAAACATATTACAGGGCTGTAGACATAAGGATTCAGACGCAAATAATAATCGATGCTAAGCGCACTATTCAGCATATGCACAAATTTATCGTAGTGTATTATCAAGATGACATCATGTGGTAGAATATTTCAATGACGGATGACACGAAAGAGTGGCGAGTGAAGAGGTTTGCACGTGCATGCTGGGCTACATCTAGGTGCGGGAAAATGCGATGGGCAGGCTGTATGTAACATGCCGCAGATGACGAATGATTGTGATAAAGCTTGTGAATGTGTGGTGATAGTGCCAGCAGTCTTCCTTCTTGTAGTGATAAAAGTTTTAGTGATGCTGGAATGACGTAAGAGATTTCTTGTTataaggcgaaatgcgaaaacacccgtgtgcttagatttacgtgcacgttaaagaaccccaggtggtcaaaatttccggagtcctccactacggcgtgcctcataatcagaaagtggttttggcacgtaaaaccccaaatattattattattatttcttgttaTAAATCAGCCAGCTTAATTCTGGACGGACACTAGTTTATTAATTAGGAATATTTGACGCGGGTACCAAATGAATGACGCATAGTCTGTTTTAGAACGAACCAGAGAGATGTATCCCATAAGTTTTGTCTTTGGGTTAGCTTGATGTAAGCGACGTCTGGTGAAACTGAGTGTTTTGAATGCTTTAGAGGTTATTGCGTCAATGTGGGTATTCCATGTTAGGTCGGCAGACAGGTGGACGCCTGAGTAATTTAATGGACAAACATGTTCAATAGGCCTTGTGTTACTCACGTAAGGATTCCGGGGTGGGGAGGGGGTGGAGTCAGTAGCAGTTGTCAGAGTTGTAAATGTGGGTTTAGAAGCGTTAATTTTCATTTGCCATTGATCACACCAAGCGGAAATGCTGTCAAGTTCTTTTTGTAAAGCAGTGTTGTCAGCGCGATTAGTAATCGATctataaataatgcagtcatctgcaaattgGCGTGTAGTACATCTCAGGTTGTTAATAATGTTGTTAATGTAGATGAGGTGTATCGGTCCAAGTATATCGCTTAAGCTTATATTAAAAGTTGCCATTCAATAACGCTTGTACATAAAATACACTGACTCACTTATCCTCGAAGCTGCTTCAAGAATTGTTTACTGCACACCAAATTCCGTgctaatacatacatacatatatatatatatatatatatatatatatatatatatatatatatatatatatatatatatatattgtgtgtgtgtgtctcaatCCTTTATTTCTTCCTTTGCAACATCCTTTTAGCTACAAAATAGCGAAATGAAAATTAAACGCACAAATGCATACTAATAAAGATTGTGTGAGCTTCAAGGTCACTCATGCCGCATGcctaaacatttctgcagcagagTCAAGAGGCGTTTAATTTTGCTATTTCTTAGCACAGGAAAAAAAATAGATTACTATGTTACTCTACCACAAAAGGAATTAATAAAAGCACATATTATAACCATGCTAAAGTACCAATAACCTAACCAACTTTGACTTTTTATTTACACGAGTAAACTGAAGCACTGCAGTGCGCTAATCTTTCTTGCCATTCTTTTCCGGATTCTTTTCACCATTGTCATCCAGAGCCTCTGGCGAATGTTTCAGGTGACTACCTTTCTGAATGTAGGCCTTGATGTAGAAATTTACAAATAAACATAACATAAGAAATGTCTGTAAGCCGCCCGAGATTATAATGGACTTTGGAAATCCACAGTCAACGAAAAGTGGTATGGAAATGTGCAAGATAGCGATCACAAACTGTACGATCTGTAGAGTTGTCAAGTACTTCTTCCACCACAGGTGCTTGCGAACTCTCGGACCCAGCGTGGCCAGGAAATAGTAAAAATACATCACGACATGCACGAACGCGTTCATGGCCAAGCCGAGGGCTGGTTGGCCTTCGGGCGCAAACAGGGCATAATACCAGACGTTCACGGTCACCATGGTGTGATGAATTACGTGCAGGTGCGTAATCTGGTTGAACTTCTTGCGCAGTACGCAGAACACTGTGTCCAGGAGGTCGGCGTAGCGCACGGCGATGAAGAACCACCCGTACTTGTAGTACCGCTCGAGTTCGTCGTCGCTTTCGCCGGTGATTCCCTGGCACCAGAGGTTGTACCGGCCCCCAGGAAGGTACGTCATCTTCAGGTGCAAGTAGAGGAATACCGCAGCGACGGCGACCATGAAGAGGTTGTAGCAACGTACGATGTTTATGATATTGAAGGGTTTACGATCTTTCATCCAATGCGGCCCGGCAACCTTGACAAAGTACAAGTAGGAAACCACAAGAGGAAAAACGAACAGGGGGTTCAACACTAGGGGATAGTCCCTCGTCCTCGGATCACCCATCTCCACAATACTGTTGGCAATAGTGATGGGGTTTAATGTGAACACCATGGTCATTCCTGAGGCCTGCTGTCTTCGAGCGCAGGCAAACGTTGACCTGTAAAGATTTTAATGCGTATCGTATACCATACAGTGCTTTCGAACCATTTCCGGACAGTAAGCACGTGAACTAAGTTGACTCTGTGCCATGCAGTGTGACTGGTATTGTATGCTTTGGCACTTAGAAACGTGTGAAGTCGTGGGGGACTTCCCTAATGAAACTCCGTCCGTTTAGAGTAGTTTAGTTGGAGTGCTTAAGGTTTCTTTTTTCATGCGGTGCATCCTTAACTCAGAAACATAATATTTGTAACATAGCATTTAAAACAAGACGGCGCTATACTTCCAGTAAATTTTGCAGCAAGGAACGCTGCATTGTCATGAACTCAGCTCTGTAAAAAGCCTCGCTGTCGCTATACTCAGCACATAGTTTATGGTGTTCCGAGCATCACTGATGGCAATGGTCGTCCCTGACAGAATAAATACTTAATAAATACAAGCGCTTGATTCCCGAtggcgatggggggggggggggggggggctagtaaGCGGCCGATAATGCAAAGGGCTCTTTTGTGCATAGAAATATTATTCTGCATGTGAATATGGGTAACTTATGCAAGGGATCGTAACACTACTAGGCAACACAAAAATGCTTGTTTTGCGCCGCTAGTGTAAAATAGGTTTGAAAGACTGAAAGACTGGAATATAATGTGCTGGAGGCAATATTCTAATATTAAGTTTAGTTTGGTGAATTAAAGGCAACGGATAACACAAGTGTTCTTTAGTGCAATGTATGTGGCACGCACAGCTTCAGCTCTGTGAGCT encodes:
- the LOC135898810 gene encoding very long chain fatty acid elongase AAEL008004-like, with translation MTMVFTLNPITIANSIVEMGDPRTRDYPLVLNPLFVFPLVVSYLYFVKVAGPHWMKDRKPFNIINIVRCYNLFMVAVAAVFLYLHLKMTYLPGGRYNLWCQGITGESDDELERYYKYGWFFIAVRYADLLDTVFCVLRKKFNQITHLHVIHHTMVTVNVWYYALFAPEGQPALGLAMNAFVHVVMYFYYFLATLGPRVRKHLWWKKYLTTLQIVQFVIAILHISIPLFVDCGFPKSIIISGGLQTFLMLCLFVNFYIKAYIQKGSHLKHSPEALDDNGEKNPEKNGKKD